A genomic region of Tsukamurella pulmonis contains the following coding sequences:
- a CDS encoding MFS transporter — protein MTEIDAPADEGRRRRTQVLTGTVGHLVEYFDWSAYSFLAIYFSRQFFPGDAESVVPLLATFTVFAVGFLARPVGGVLMGRMADRYGRKPTLAIGVAMMGFGSLLIGLAPTYAQVGVIAPIILVIARLVQGLSTGGELSTATAFLVESAPADRRGAYGSIVNVGSSVGKVLCLLAITLLVGTVGADAMADWAWRVPFLVGAALAVVAWWIRRSAQETLPEAAVPRTGASPYRTILTDHRADFGRAFVLASSTAAIFYAWSTFVPTWAILTAGLNKESAVTISAIAFVVYGLIQIPLGLLSDRIGRKPMMYASLLAGAIATIPLFWAISDGFLVVLAVQCAGMGITAVMMASLGTALAEMFPSHIRVLATGTAFALATAIFGGTIPAIGTALHERGLETVFPIYLVALHLLALPVVHRLRETAHAPLPE, from the coding sequence GTGACTGAGATCGACGCGCCCGCCGACGAGGGCCGGAGGCGGCGCACACAGGTCCTCACCGGAACGGTGGGGCATCTCGTCGAGTACTTCGACTGGAGCGCCTACTCCTTCCTCGCGATCTACTTCTCGCGCCAGTTCTTCCCCGGCGACGCGGAGTCGGTGGTACCACTGCTCGCCACCTTCACGGTGTTCGCGGTCGGCTTCCTCGCGCGGCCCGTCGGCGGCGTGCTGATGGGCCGGATGGCCGACCGCTACGGGCGCAAGCCGACGCTGGCGATCGGCGTCGCCATGATGGGCTTCGGCAGCCTGTTGATCGGCCTTGCGCCGACGTATGCACAGGTGGGCGTGATCGCGCCGATCATCCTGGTGATCGCGCGGCTCGTCCAGGGCCTCTCAACGGGCGGCGAGCTGTCGACCGCCACGGCGTTCCTCGTCGAGTCGGCGCCCGCCGACCGGCGCGGCGCCTACGGCAGCATCGTCAACGTCGGTTCCAGCGTCGGCAAGGTGCTGTGCCTGCTCGCCATCACGCTGCTCGTCGGGACGGTCGGCGCGGACGCGATGGCGGACTGGGCCTGGCGCGTGCCGTTCCTGGTGGGGGCGGCCCTGGCGGTCGTCGCGTGGTGGATCCGGCGCAGCGCGCAGGAGACCCTGCCCGAGGCCGCGGTCCCGCGCACGGGCGCGAGCCCCTATCGGACGATCCTCACCGATCACCGCGCCGACTTCGGCCGCGCGTTCGTCCTCGCCTCCTCGACGGCCGCGATCTTCTACGCCTGGAGCACGTTCGTGCCCACCTGGGCGATCCTCACCGCGGGGCTGAACAAGGAGAGCGCCGTGACGATCTCGGCGATCGCCTTCGTCGTCTACGGCCTCATCCAGATCCCGCTGGGCCTGCTCTCGGACCGGATCGGTCGCAAGCCCATGATGTACGCCTCCCTGCTCGCCGGGGCGATAGCGACGATCCCGCTGTTCTGGGCGATCTCCGACGGCTTCCTCGTGGTGCTGGCCGTGCAGTGCGCGGGCATGGGCATCACCGCCGTGATGATGGCGAGCCTGGGCACCGCCCTCGCGGAGATGTTCCCGTCGCACATCCGCGTGCTCGCCACCGGCACCGCCTTCGCACTGGCGACCGCGATCTTCGGCGGCACCATCCCCGCAATCGGCACCGCCCTCCACGAACGCGGCCTCGAGACCGTCTTCCCGATCTACCTGGTGGCGCTGCACCTGCTCGCCCTGCCCGTCGTGCACCGTCTGCGCGAGACGGCGCACGCGCCCCTGCCCGAGTGA
- a CDS encoding tyrosine recombinase XerC, producing MSEALEEYERYLRLERGRSEHTVRAYLADLTALLAFAAERGVPADRLDLATLRAWLGERAAAGAARTTLARQASSARTYTAWAARRGHLAEDLGVRLKAPRAHRTLPAVLSSDDAGQALRNAASGAAEGDPLAVRDLAIAETLYATGIRVSELCGLDLGSVDHGRRVLTVIGKGNKERTVPFGAPAAAALRRWLDEARPALVTERSGPALFLGARGGRLDPRQARTVVHQVTGSVPGGREVAPHGLRHTAATHLLDGGADLRVVQELLGHSSLATTQLYTHVSVARLRAAHEQAHPRA from the coding sequence GTGAGCGAGGCGCTGGAGGAGTACGAGCGGTACCTGCGGCTCGAACGCGGCCGCAGCGAACACACCGTGCGCGCCTACCTCGCTGATCTGACCGCCCTGCTCGCGTTCGCCGCGGAGCGCGGGGTGCCGGCGGACCGTCTGGACCTGGCCACGCTGCGGGCCTGGCTGGGGGAGCGGGCCGCGGCCGGGGCCGCCCGGACCACCCTTGCGCGTCAGGCCTCGTCCGCCCGCACCTACACGGCGTGGGCCGCCCGGCGCGGCCACCTCGCGGAGGACCTCGGCGTCCGGCTCAAGGCGCCGCGCGCGCACCGCACCCTGCCGGCGGTCCTCTCGTCCGACGACGCCGGGCAGGCCCTGCGCAATGCCGCCTCCGGCGCCGCGGAGGGCGATCCGCTCGCCGTCCGCGACCTCGCGATCGCGGAGACCTTGTACGCCACGGGGATCCGCGTGAGCGAGTTGTGCGGACTCGACCTCGGCTCCGTCGACCACGGCCGGCGCGTGCTGACCGTGATCGGCAAGGGGAACAAGGAGCGGACCGTTCCCTTCGGGGCGCCCGCCGCAGCCGCCCTGCGACGGTGGCTCGACGAGGCGCGGCCCGCGCTGGTGACGGAACGCTCCGGCCCGGCCCTGTTCCTCGGGGCGCGCGGCGGCAGGCTCGACCCGCGGCAGGCGCGCACCGTCGTGCATCAGGTCACGGGATCGGTGCCGGGCGGGCGCGAGGTCGCCCCGCACGGGCTGCGGCACACCGCCGCCACCCATCTGCTCGACGGCGGCGCGGACCTGCGCGTCGTGCAGGAGCTCCTCGGCCACTCGTCGCTGGCGACCACCCAGCTCTACACCCACGTTTCCGTCGCCCGCCTGCGCGCCGCGCACGAGCAGGCGCACCCGCGCGCCTGA
- a CDS encoding alpha/beta hydrolase, producing MRPTGLHAVAESETRRGAGGRIRRPAGDTFVDIAYARPAPSNPIPLVVLPGGPGLGSLVPYRGFRRRAAARGFDVVMMEHRGVGLSRLDVDGADLPRASVTIAAVVDDLAAVLDHAGIERAVIYGCSYGTSLAQVFGARHPQRVAGMVLDSTVLDVEGDLALTRAHRRALLLTGSGRLPGLIRALIEDGTVPVDEIGHVAQVVYEFSGPAVLARLLRARAQGRGVRVWRRLVELGGEETSGSGRRFVIEPDLVEGIAHGELGASHAPDGLPLDPQAAFVRDRAPAFHGEPEDLPARLPGFTWPTAVVSGERDLRTPRPVAERTVALLPDGVLVPLADTGHSALDTHRLAALIAARAVAQGDHARLPDLAGAIADLPREGASRLLGPAIRAGLAADLALPGGAVKRA from the coding sequence ATGCGCCCCACAGGTTTGCACGCGGTGGCCGAATCGGAGACTCGCCGAGGAGCGGGCGGCCGGATCCGCCGTCCAGCCGGCGACACCTTCGTCGACATCGCCTACGCCCGTCCGGCCCCGTCGAACCCGATTCCGCTGGTCGTGCTGCCCGGTGGCCCGGGACTGGGTTCACTCGTGCCGTACCGCGGCTTCCGTCGTCGAGCCGCGGCGCGCGGCTTCGACGTGGTGATGATGGAGCACCGCGGTGTCGGGCTCTCCCGCCTGGACGTGGACGGAGCGGACCTGCCGCGCGCGTCCGTCACCATCGCGGCGGTCGTCGACGATCTGGCCGCCGTGCTCGACCACGCCGGCATCGAGCGCGCCGTGATCTACGGCTGTTCGTACGGCACCTCGCTCGCCCAGGTCTTCGGCGCGCGGCACCCGCAGCGCGTCGCGGGGATGGTGCTCGACTCCACCGTGCTCGACGTCGAAGGCGACTTGGCCCTGACGCGGGCCCACCGCCGCGCACTGCTGCTGACCGGCTCCGGCCGGCTCCCCGGCCTGATCCGTGCCCTGATCGAGGACGGAACCGTGCCGGTCGACGAGATCGGGCACGTCGCGCAGGTGGTCTACGAGTTCAGCGGCCCCGCGGTCCTGGCGCGGCTGCTGCGCGCACGGGCACAGGGCAGGGGAGTGCGGGTGTGGCGTCGGCTCGTGGAGCTCGGGGGCGAGGAGACAAGCGGATCCGGTAGGCGTTTCGTGATCGAGCCCGATCTGGTCGAGGGCATCGCCCACGGTGAGCTCGGAGCCTCGCACGCGCCGGACGGGTTGCCGCTGGATCCGCAGGCGGCCTTCGTCCGCGACCGCGCTCCCGCGTTCCACGGCGAGCCCGAGGATCTCCCGGCTCGATTGCCCGGCTTCACGTGGCCCACCGCCGTCGTCTCGGGCGAACGCGACCTGCGCACTCCGCGGCCGGTCGCCGAGCGCACCGTGGCGCTGCTGCCCGACGGGGTGCTGGTGCCGCTCGCAGACACCGGCCACAGCGCGCTCGACACGCACCGGCTCGCCGCCCTGATCGCCGCCCGCGCCGTGGCCCAGGGCGATCACGCGCGGCTGCCGGACCTCGCCGGTGCGATCGCGGATCTGCCGCGCGAAGGCGCCTCTCGCCTGCTCGGGCCGGCGATCCGCGCCGGGCTCGCCGCCGACCTCGCCCTGCCGGGCGGCGCCGTGAAGCGGGCGTGA
- the zwf gene encoding glucose-6-phosphate dehydrogenase: MTDASRPESTTDDAKAQRLEEAQTIAYPSGSTRRSRTAPQEDPTLVVLFGATGDLSRRKLLCGLGYLAVSGLAPDMRVIGTSLDDMTDEQFRVFAKKAIDELGARKLTDEQWERFAPKLSYVNTSAGPEALAAAVAAKEQELADDETQGDRERVRRLYYLSVPPKAATKVIETLNTAGLVERSRVIMEKPFGEDLESALALNDEVHKTFKEKQIFRIDHFLGKEAAQNILAFRFANGLFEPIWNRNFIDHVQIDIPESLGLDARAAFYEPTGAYKDMVVTHLFQVMAFVAMEPPTALEPRAISEEKNKVFRSLEPIRPDDVIRGQYAGYRQEKGVDPESDTETFIALKARIDNWRWAGVPFYLRTGKKLAQGMRIISIAFKEAPKSMFPAGSGIGQQGPDHLTFDLADESKVSLSFYGKRPGPGMRLSKLSMQFSTEDTEQADDVLEAYERLILDAINGDHTLFTTAEGIESLWERSIPLLDDPPPVRSYEPGSWGPNSIHQLIAPNAWRLPFERNWRD, encoded by the coding sequence GTGACGGACGCGAGCAGGCCAGAATCGACCACGGACGACGCGAAGGCTCAACGGCTTGAGGAGGCACAGACGATCGCCTACCCGAGCGGTTCCACGCGGCGCTCCCGCACGGCCCCGCAGGAGGATCCCACGCTGGTGGTGCTCTTCGGGGCCACCGGCGATCTGTCGCGGCGCAAGCTGCTCTGCGGCCTCGGCTATCTCGCGGTCTCCGGTCTGGCACCGGACATGCGGGTCATCGGCACCAGCCTCGACGACATGACCGACGAGCAGTTCCGCGTCTTCGCCAAGAAGGCGATCGACGAGCTCGGCGCCCGCAAGCTGACCGACGAGCAGTGGGAGCGGTTCGCGCCGAAGCTCTCCTACGTCAACACGTCGGCCGGCCCCGAGGCGCTGGCGGCGGCCGTCGCGGCCAAGGAACAGGAGCTCGCGGACGACGAGACGCAGGGCGACCGGGAGCGGGTGCGCCGGCTGTACTACCTGAGCGTGCCGCCCAAGGCCGCGACCAAGGTGATCGAGACGCTGAACACGGCGGGCCTCGTCGAGCGCTCGCGGGTGATCATGGAGAAGCCCTTCGGCGAGGACCTGGAGTCGGCACTGGCCCTCAACGACGAGGTGCACAAGACCTTCAAGGAGAAGCAGATCTTCCGGATCGACCACTTCCTCGGGAAGGAGGCGGCGCAGAACATCCTGGCCTTCCGGTTCGCCAACGGTCTGTTCGAGCCGATCTGGAACCGCAACTTCATCGACCACGTGCAGATCGACATCCCCGAGTCGCTGGGTCTCGACGCCCGCGCCGCGTTCTACGAGCCGACCGGCGCGTACAAGGACATGGTGGTCACGCACCTGTTCCAGGTGATGGCCTTCGTCGCGATGGAGCCGCCGACGGCCCTGGAGCCGCGCGCGATCTCGGAGGAGAAGAACAAGGTCTTCCGCTCGCTCGAGCCGATCCGGCCCGACGACGTGATCCGCGGCCAGTACGCCGGGTACCGGCAGGAGAAGGGCGTCGATCCCGAGTCCGACACCGAGACCTTCATCGCACTCAAGGCGCGGATCGACAACTGGCGCTGGGCGGGAGTGCCCTTCTACCTGCGCACGGGCAAGAAGCTGGCCCAGGGCATGCGGATCATCTCGATCGCCTTCAAGGAGGCGCCGAAGTCGATGTTCCCCGCCGGCTCCGGCATCGGCCAGCAGGGTCCGGACCACCTCACCTTCGACCTCGCCGACGAGTCCAAGGTGTCACTGTCGTTCTACGGCAAGCGTCCCGGGCCCGGCATGCGACTGTCGAAGCTGTCGATGCAGTTCTCCACCGAGGACACCGAGCAGGCCGATGACGTGCTCGAGGCCTACGAGCGCCTCATTCTCGACGCGATCAACGGCGATCACACGCTGTTCACCACCGCCGAGGGCATCGAATCGCTGTGGGAGCGGTCGATCCCGCTGCTCGACGATCCGCCGCCGGTGCGCTCGTACGAGCCGGGCTCGTGGGGCCCGAACTCGATCCACCAGCTGATCGCCCCGAACGCCTGGCGCCTGCCCTTCGAGCGCAACTGGCGCGACTAG
- a CDS encoding M23 family metallopeptidase, translating into MRTLFRSVLALLAVLTASAPSVSAAGDYDWPLDPRPAVARLFANPEKRWQPGHRGADLAAAPGQSVYAAGAGRVHYVGRVDDRVVVSVLHPNGLLTTYEPIEEPTVRAGDEVGRGSPLGRVAAGHDGCPAAACLHWGLRRGSGRAAQYFDPLLLVGAAPVRLLPDATG; encoded by the coding sequence ATGCGCACCCTGTTCCGCTCCGTCCTGGCCCTGCTCGCCGTCCTCACGGCGAGCGCACCATCGGTCTCGGCGGCGGGTGACTACGACTGGCCGCTGGATCCGCGCCCAGCGGTGGCCCGGCTGTTCGCGAACCCGGAGAAGCGGTGGCAGCCCGGGCATCGCGGCGCCGACCTGGCCGCCGCACCCGGGCAGAGCGTGTACGCCGCCGGCGCCGGGCGCGTGCACTACGTGGGCCGCGTCGACGATCGCGTCGTGGTGTCGGTGCTGCACCCGAACGGCCTGCTCACGACCTACGAGCCGATCGAGGAGCCCACGGTGCGCGCCGGCGACGAGGTGGGGCGGGGTTCGCCGCTCGGGCGGGTGGCGGCGGGCCACGATGGCTGCCCGGCGGCCGCGTGCCTGCACTGGGGCCTGCGCCGGGGCTCGGGCCGCGCCGCGCAGTACTTCGACCCGCTGCTGCTCGTGGGTGCCGCGCCCGTGCGGCTGCTGCCGGACGCCACGGGATGA
- a CDS encoding methyltransferase family protein, whose product METTVPLEILRPAVALVPWLLALAAAMTANRPRKAGAALAALWNAVTLVAVNAVAVSAGWWSFGTPAHPVTGTTWSGVPIDVVLGWAVLWGAVPVLLGSIVRPALTAAVLVAGDLLAMASLRPLVVLEPDWLWGEALAVALALVPGVLLGELTARGRAVRARSWLQTALFTAILTWCLPSIALAFADRSWGEALAAWPRTVLSLAIQAGVLCAIVAQRAVAEFAEHGGTPFPWDPPARLVRTGPYAYLANPMQTAATAILVVEAAALREWRLAAAALVAVAFAAGLAARHEDGELARRFGAPWRDYRRSVPVWRPRSRPVDGGGAAELWISATCTVCAPVGAWFARRAPEQLRIRAAEDHPAGLRRVHYARIAADEGAVTDSGLAAVGRGLEHLGLGWALVGWVLRAPVLAPLLQVTVDALGGGPRRLPGDSRA is encoded by the coding sequence GTGGAAACGACCGTCCCACTGGAGATCCTGCGCCCCGCCGTGGCGCTGGTCCCCTGGTTGCTCGCACTGGCCGCGGCGATGACGGCGAATCGGCCGCGGAAGGCGGGCGCGGCGTTGGCGGCGCTGTGGAACGCGGTGACACTGGTCGCGGTGAACGCGGTCGCCGTGAGCGCCGGGTGGTGGTCCTTCGGCACGCCGGCGCATCCCGTCACCGGAACGACCTGGTCGGGCGTGCCGATCGACGTGGTGCTCGGGTGGGCGGTCCTGTGGGGTGCGGTGCCCGTGCTGCTCGGCTCGATCGTGCGGCCGGCGCTGACCGCGGCGGTCCTCGTCGCCGGGGACCTGCTCGCCATGGCCTCCCTGCGGCCGCTCGTCGTACTCGAACCGGACTGGCTGTGGGGTGAGGCTCTCGCGGTGGCGCTGGCCCTCGTGCCGGGTGTGCTGCTGGGCGAGCTCACGGCCCGCGGCCGTGCGGTGCGCGCGCGGTCGTGGCTGCAGACGGCGCTGTTCACCGCGATCCTGACCTGGTGCCTGCCGAGCATCGCGCTGGCCTTCGCGGACCGGAGCTGGGGCGAGGCCCTCGCGGCATGGCCCAGGACGGTGCTGTCGCTGGCGATCCAGGCCGGAGTGCTGTGCGCGATCGTCGCGCAGCGCGCGGTCGCGGAGTTCGCCGAGCACGGCGGCACGCCCTTCCCGTGGGACCCGCCCGCGCGCCTGGTGCGGACAGGGCCCTACGCCTACCTCGCGAACCCCATGCAGACGGCGGCGACGGCGATCCTGGTGGTCGAGGCTGCCGCGCTGCGCGAGTGGCGCCTCGCCGCGGCCGCGTTGGTCGCCGTCGCCTTCGCCGCCGGCCTCGCGGCCCGGCACGAGGACGGCGAGCTCGCCCGGCGGTTCGGCGCGCCGTGGCGCGATTACCGCCGCTCAGTACCGGTCTGGCGGCCGCGCTCGCGCCCGGTCGACGGTGGCGGGGCCGCCGAGCTGTGGATCTCGGCGACCTGCACAGTGTGCGCCCCTGTCGGGGCGTGGTTCGCCCGGCGGGCGCCGGAGCAGCTGCGGATCCGGGCCGCCGAGGATCATCCCGCGGGCCTGCGCCGGGTGCACTACGCGCGGATCGCCGCGGACGAAGGAGCCGTGACGGATTCGGGTCTCGCGGCGGTCGGCCGCGGCCTCGAACACCTGGGGCTCGGGTGGGCGCTCGTGGGGTGGGTACTGCGGGCGCCCGTGCTCGCACCACTGCTGCAGGTCACTGTCGATGCGCTGGGCGGCGGGCCCCGGCGCCTCCCGGGGGACAGTCGCGCGTAG
- a CDS encoding SRPBCC family protein — translation MSTPPSPGEDDGPEPEVAPEPGGAPTHPDDALSGRDDTASEAPAEAVPLSRRPAVLTLLALVVVCVLGSLLMRWMNGWLNQTSVFYVGLPALLAAMLVISRPSTSASGIVFKGTTMFLLVAAIFAGEGVVCVLFAAPLVYAVALLVAALVKAVRAGTRSARAVAAPALLLVLASAEGAVPALTLPAENTVVAERVVAATPEQVAAAVAAPLRFGEPTGLLALGFPRPLEDHSEGVAPGDARHILFSGAPERAAPLHGHHWGTAPSTLTLRVTASDARSVTYAAEHDATPIATWLAWRASTVRWAPVDGGTRVTWSLTFDRRLAPAAYWTPLERTVVQRAAQYLIGSLALPN, via the coding sequence GTGAGCACTCCCCCGTCGCCCGGGGAGGACGACGGGCCCGAGCCCGAGGTCGCACCCGAGCCGGGCGGCGCGCCGACGCACCCGGACGATGCCCTCTCCGGCCGCGACGACACCGCCTCCGAAGCCCCGGCCGAGGCGGTGCCGCTGAGCCGACGACCCGCCGTGCTCACGCTCCTCGCCCTCGTCGTGGTGTGCGTCCTCGGCAGCCTGCTGATGCGCTGGATGAACGGTTGGCTCAACCAGACCTCGGTGTTCTACGTCGGCCTTCCCGCGCTGCTGGCCGCGATGCTGGTGATCTCCCGCCCGTCGACCAGCGCCTCCGGCATCGTGTTCAAGGGCACCACGATGTTCCTCCTCGTCGCCGCGATCTTCGCCGGTGAGGGCGTGGTCTGCGTGCTGTTCGCCGCGCCGCTGGTCTACGCGGTAGCGCTCCTGGTCGCGGCGCTGGTCAAGGCCGTCCGCGCCGGCACGCGGAGCGCGCGCGCCGTCGCCGCGCCGGCCCTGCTCCTCGTGCTCGCGTCCGCGGAGGGCGCCGTCCCTGCACTCACCCTGCCCGCCGAGAACACCGTCGTCGCCGAGCGGGTCGTGGCGGCGACGCCCGAGCAGGTCGCGGCCGCCGTCGCCGCGCCACTGCGGTTCGGCGAGCCCACAGGCCTGCTCGCGCTCGGCTTCCCCCGCCCGCTCGAGGACCACTCCGAGGGCGTCGCGCCCGGCGATGCGCGGCACATCCTCTTCAGCGGCGCGCCGGAGCGCGCCGCGCCGCTGCACGGGCACCACTGGGGCACGGCACCGTCGACCCTGACGCTGCGCGTCACGGCCTCCGACGCGCGCTCGGTGACCTACGCGGCCGAACACGACGCCACCCCGATCGCGACGTGGCTCGCCTGGCGCGCGTCGACGGTGCGCTGGGCGCCCGTGGACGGCGGGACCCGGGTCACCTGGTCGCTCACCTTCGACCGGCGCCTGGCGCCCGCGGCGTACTGGACCCCGCTCGAGCGCACCGTCGTGCAGCGCGCGGCGCAGTACCTCATCGGCTCACTCGCCCTGCCGAACTGA
- a CDS encoding M48 family metallopeptidase, which yields MTDSVSRSYRSLPGISTRAWEHPADRAALVALRNLKGFDTVLKAISALLRERQHRLLFLASGVRVDDRQFPHLHALLEDCVRVLDAPSTPELYVVQDPTVNAMTIGMDRPFIVINTGLLDLLDEEEQRFVVGHELGHALSGHAVYRTMLMHLLRLAGSFGWVPIGGWALRAIVAALMEWQRKSELSGDRAGLLCVQDPDVAMRVHMKTAGGTKLSEMDTQRFLAQAAEYERTGDLRDGVLKLLNLELQSHPFSVLRAADLNRWVERGDYGRIVGGDYPQRADDDKASAAEEFRSAARGYKDGFDASADPLITTLRDFGSSAVNTVGQGVTDVATGVGRKIDEWRRNAARKHDEDE from the coding sequence ATGACCGATTCAGTGTCCCGAAGCTACCGTTCGCTGCCCGGAATCAGTACTCGCGCGTGGGAGCATCCCGCGGATCGCGCCGCCCTGGTCGCACTGCGCAACCTCAAGGGCTTCGACACCGTGCTCAAGGCGATCTCCGCGCTGCTGCGCGAGCGCCAGCACCGGCTGCTGTTCCTCGCCTCCGGCGTGCGGGTGGACGACCGGCAGTTCCCACACCTGCACGCCCTGCTCGAGGACTGCGTGCGCGTCCTCGACGCCCCGTCGACGCCCGAGCTCTACGTCGTGCAGGATCCGACGGTCAACGCGATGACGATCGGCATGGACCGGCCGTTCATCGTGATCAACACGGGCCTGCTGGATCTGCTCGACGAGGAGGAGCAGCGCTTCGTCGTGGGCCACGAGCTCGGACACGCCCTGTCCGGACACGCGGTGTACCGCACCATGCTCATGCACCTGCTGCGGCTGGCCGGCAGTTTCGGCTGGGTGCCGATCGGCGGCTGGGCGCTGCGCGCGATCGTCGCGGCGCTCATGGAGTGGCAGCGCAAGTCCGAGCTGTCGGGTGATCGCGCGGGTCTGCTGTGCGTGCAGGATCCCGACGTCGCCATGCGGGTGCACATGAAGACCGCCGGCGGCACGAAGCTCTCCGAGATGGACACGCAGCGCTTCCTGGCCCAGGCCGCCGAGTACGAGCGCACGGGCGACCTGCGCGACGGTGTGCTCAAGCTGCTCAACCTCGAACTGCAGTCGCATCCCTTCTCGGTGCTGCGCGCGGCGGACCTGAACCGCTGGGTCGAGCGCGGCGACTACGGCCGGATCGTCGGCGGTGACTACCCGCAGCGCGCCGACGACGACAAGGCCAGCGCGGCCGAGGAGTTCAGGTCCGCGGCCCGCGGGTACAAGGACGGCTTCGACGCCTCCGCCGATCCGCTGATCACCACCCTGCGCGACTTCGGTTCGTCCGCGGTCAACACCGTCGGCCAGGGCGTCACCGACGTCGCGACGGGCGTCGGCCGCAAGATCGACGAGTGGCGCCGCAACGCGGCGCGCAAGCACGACGAGGACGAGTGA
- a CDS encoding multidrug effflux MFS transporter has product MTRPSADSRGNLRLALILGSLSAFGPITTDLYLPALPAAAADLGASQPAIQATLTACLIGLAVGQIFVGPLSDSIGRRRPMIVGMALFIVSSLLCAVAPSVYLLDVARLLQGAAGAAGIVLSLAIVRDLFDGVAAARMIAALMAVGGVAPIIAPLAGAQLLRFMDWRGLFVVLAVLGVALLTIAAAKVPETLPAADRRPVGWAAVASGFASLARDRRFVALTLTGGLAFAAMFAYISTSAFVFQSHYGYSESEFSIVFAVNAVGLLATNLIGGRLVGRVPVATLVRIGLAGMVIGAVASLGSLAADNPPLVIVSLFVTVSSLGLVMPTVAALALDDHGNLAGTASAALGAARMVLGGVAALFAGIGGNPVVLGTVMVLCAAGAALAFAIAKRTPSANR; this is encoded by the coding sequence GTGACACGACCCAGCGCAGACTCCCGAGGAAACCTGCGGCTGGCCCTGATCCTGGGCTCGCTGTCGGCGTTCGGTCCCATCACGACCGACCTCTACCTCCCCGCACTCCCCGCGGCGGCCGCAGACCTCGGCGCCTCGCAGCCGGCGATCCAGGCGACGCTCACCGCCTGCCTGATCGGCCTCGCCGTCGGGCAGATCTTCGTCGGCCCGCTCTCGGACTCGATCGGCCGGCGCCGCCCGATGATCGTCGGCATGGCGCTGTTCATCGTCAGCTCGCTGCTGTGCGCCGTCGCCCCGTCGGTGTACCTGCTCGACGTCGCGCGGCTGCTGCAGGGCGCCGCGGGCGCCGCCGGAATCGTGTTGAGCCTGGCCATCGTCCGGGACCTGTTCGACGGTGTCGCCGCGGCCCGGATGATCGCGGCGCTGATGGCCGTCGGCGGCGTGGCCCCGATCATCGCTCCCCTCGCGGGGGCGCAGTTGCTGCGGTTCATGGACTGGCGCGGCCTGTTCGTCGTGCTCGCCGTCCTCGGTGTCGCTCTGCTCACCATCGCCGCCGCGAAGGTCCCGGAGACCCTGCCGGCCGCGGACCGTCGACCGGTGGGCTGGGCGGCGGTGGCGAGCGGTTTCGCCTCGCTGGCCCGTGATCGCCGATTCGTGGCACTCACCCTGACCGGCGGCCTGGCCTTCGCCGCGATGTTCGCCTACATCTCCACGTCCGCCTTCGTCTTCCAGAGTCACTACGGCTACTCCGAGTCGGAGTTCAGCATCGTCTTCGCCGTGAACGCGGTCGGGTTACTCGCCACCAATCTGATCGGCGGTCGTCTCGTGGGGCGGGTGCCGGTCGCCACGCTGGTGCGGATCGGGCTGGCCGGCATGGTGATCGGCGCCGTGGCTTCGCTCGGCTCCCTCGCCGCGGACAACCCGCCGCTGGTGATCGTCTCCCTGTTCGTGACCGTGTCCAGCCTCGGCCTGGTCATGCCGACGGTCGCCGCGCTGGCCCTCGACGACCACGGGAATCTGGCGGGCACCGCCTCGGCCGCACTCGGAGCGGCACGCATGGTGCTCGGCGGCGTGGCGGCGCTGTTCGCCGGGATCGGTGGGAACCCCGTGGTGCTCGGCACGGTGATGGTGCTCTGCGCGGCCGGTGCCGCGCTGGCGTTCGCGATCGCCAAGCGGACGCCAAGCGCGAACCGGTAA